Proteins from a genomic interval of Uloborus diversus isolate 005 chromosome 4, Udiv.v.3.1, whole genome shotgun sequence:
- the LOC129220087 gene encoding G1/S-specific cyclin-E1-like: protein MSIPSSKYEKSSRQPAILSRKRKAESEFEVTSSSSEFSSPLSCNSHIKSSCEDTPSTDTDTEEHKPHAFSEFRGLTTTTMKTFSYTCRRACPLPNLDWAEEKELWHSMVLKDTLYRRDSEVLQRHPELEPRMRAILLDWLTEVCEVYRLHRETFYLAQDYIDRFLTEKPNLPRNSLQLLGATALFVASKMEEIYPPKLEQFAFVTDGACTEGEILAQELILIMTLNWNLTPVTINCWLNTFMQLAYIEDGENLIGPGKYPPNLFVQLSQVLDLCILDLESLKYPYSVLSASAIAHLVSKDIATHVSGLSWSELLPCVSFMKPYVEVVSENAGAHIKNFSDVPTDDWHHIQSHTAGLKLLDQVHQKKRLLEQESSPSFRIRELTPPLSSKKNKMNVN from the exons ATGTCCATACCGAG CAGCAAATATGAAAAATCTAGTCGTCAACCAGCAATTTTATCCCGAAAGCGAAAAGCAGAAAGTGAATTTGAAGTaa CTTCATCTTCATCAGAATTTTCCTCGCCCTTGTCTTGTAACAGTCATATAAAAAGTAGCTGTGAAGATACTCCTTCAACAGACACAGACACTGAGGAGCATAAACCTCATGCATTCAGTGAATTTCGTGGACTTACTACTACCACAATGAAAACTTTTTCCTATACTTGTAGACGAGCTTGTCCTCTTCCCAACTTGGATTGGGCTGAAGAAAAAGAACTATGGCATTCCATGGTTCTGAAAGACACACTCTATCGTAGAGATAGCGAAGTTCTACAGAGGCATCCTGAGTTAGAACCTAGAATGAGAGCTATTTTATTGGATTGGCTAACagag GTATGCGAGGTTTATAGGTTACACAGAGAAACATTTTATCTTGCACAGGATTACATTGATAGGTTTCTAACAGAGAAGCCAAATCTGCCAAGAAATTCCTTACAACTGCTTGGTGCGACTGCTTTATTTGTTGCTTCTAAAATGGAG gaaATATATCCTCCTAAGTTGGAACAATTTGCTTTTGTTACTGACGGTGCATGTACAGAAGGTGAAATTTTAGCACaagaacttattttaattatg actTTGAACTGGAATCTGACTCCTGTAACTATCAACTGTTGGTTAAATACTTTTATGCAGCTTGCTTATATAGAAGATGGAGAGAATTTAATTGGTCCTGGAAAATACCCTCCTAATTTATTTGTGCAATTAAGTCAg GTTTTAGATTTATGTATTTTAGACCTTGAAAGCCTCAAATATCCGTACAGTGTCCTTAGTGCTTCAGCCATTGCACATTTAGTGTCAAAAGATATTGCTACTCATGTATCTG gACTAAGTTGGAGTGAACTACTGCCTTGTGTAAGTTTTATGAAACCATACGTGGAAGTAGTTAGTGAAAATGCTGGAGCTCACATTAAAAACTTCTCTGATGTCCCAACAGATGATTGGCACCATATCCAATCACATACTGCTGGATTAAAATTGCTG